The genomic window TATTAGCAAACAGAAACCTGTAGTTAACAATTTGCGCTAATTATAGACCCATAAAAATGTGAATACTGAAGCGTTCAAATCAACTTTATAAAACTTGATTCTAATATGCAACTAGGTAAGAACATTTGGAAATGAGGAAAAGTGGAGATTCAGTCCAAGTTTTAATTAAAGGTACAAGACTGATAAAGGAGAGCAAATGACAAAACTCTGCCTAACACAGAAGTGAAACCATAAAACATCCAAACTAAAAGCGAATGAGGATGACTCGAGCGTCCTCCAGTGTGCCTGTCAAACAGAAGTGGGCGGAGTCATTAACTGCATGGCTTCTTTAAATGAGTCAAATCACTAGGCTCAAGATATGTGGATAGGCTAATAAATGTTAACTTAACCATAACAATGACATTTAAGatgcataattaaaaaacaaaagaaaattactCCGTCATTTTAAGCATATAATTACCTGTTAGAACAACCGTATACAAAGCCAACTTCAAAAAACATTAACAGTGAAGCCAAAACCCTCACAGAAGCTAATCAGAGGCTTTCTATTGGAAAAAATTCAGTGAAGTGGCGCCACCGTGTGGTCACTACAGCTAACTGCATGAAAGACAAATACATGTAACTTCAGGATGACGCACTTCAGTCCAACAGTACTGTTCCCAGAGCAGTGCAGGGAAGTGAGAGTAGATCGGTCAGAATAGTACAAAAAGACAGACTGGGAAAGTTCTGAAGTCCATCGAGTTCATGATCTCAGTCGCTGTCGAACTTTATGGAGTTAACTGTGGTGGAGATGGCGCCGCCTCTGTAACTGCCGCGCTTCTTTTTGGTCTTTTCGTGTCGGAAAGATTTGCCCTTGGTAAATTTAAGTACATTGTTGGCTTTCTGGCCCCAGTCTCCGTTGGCTCCCATCTGGAAAAAAACAAGAAGTCAAATCAACAATTGAAActgcaaccccaaatcagaaaaggttgaaACTGTGTGGAAAATGcaagtaaagaaagaaaaaaaaaaaagaagtggtgatttccaaatttactttgacttgtatttcattgcagacaaaacaacaaaccttatttaatgtgttcctactaataattttttatttacattttatttttggatgcCCAATTCTGATTTATTGCCTACATCAGATTTTcttgcctgtccgtttacacgtgtttttaattgtgacccaGATCCGATTCATCTGCTTACACTGgccatacaatttacgacgtCGCGCATGCCTAAAGGCAGGTTCcagcatctgcgccacactagccaaAATGGAAGAAATtggctgcatcccaaatcgcatacttatgcactattctacgccattttgtagtataaatagtgtaagtagtgcgttcacactgaaaactctaacaataataagtgcactttaattaccaggatgatgcactcattcagccgggaaaatgaagtgtggaatgatggacacttcacgcactcaacaaccgcagctttgcttacgtagcggagcacacatgttggataactttatttattttggatggtgaaagtaaagttctcctacgagagtgattatagcgcctcccggtggtgaatgcggttagacttatggcaggtattatttgatagtttggtcgtttatttcactgatttggcgaccgtcaaacgtcatcaaaaacagttttaaattccgcttagtaaaaaaacattagtgctaaatttgggatgacactacagtCATAtcctatgctgttgagtgtgtaggTGCATAGCGTACCAATTGAGACGCAGCTAttatcttgtttttagctctgcaaaatatgcaaagttgcccaactttaaaatgattttgaggggTAAGAGGAGGGGAAAGGACCATCATCACAGCTTGcacctatggtttatatatggtgtcctccaccttacagaggaatttgtgggtgcGAGAGAGATCTCGgttctggtgggagcaaattgtggcgactgaccactttcctccatgtttcctctgttgttgttgttgtcgtttacCGAGTCAGCGTCTCCCCACACGCTCTTCCTTGCATTGTCGCAAGGTTAATGACGTACAAAACGGAAAGCCTCAGTAAATCTGATCTGCCCGTTTACATGATAGTCACATTGTCAcatatttatatctgatttatttccacatgtgaaggaggcctgaaaccaatctctgaatatccgaaagCATGTGGTTTTTTTCTTCGTGTTTACACGGCCAAAGAATGTTTTTGTAgaaaaaagttgtaaaaatatatgtataaaggAGCTATCTGTACAAACAGAAACATGGAAGTGTTTCAAACTGGTGTCTAGTGCATAAAAGAGAAAGTAGTGCATCTTGCAGGTGGCTTGTCAAGCACACTCACCTGTATGGAGTGCACTAGAACTACACTATACATGTCCAGTGGGTGTTCAAAGTAGGTTTGcaaggtatactgtggtttggaaaagtgaaggttttaaaactgccagaaatgttctgctttaagcctcctttccactgcacatgacaaacaacagaccggaagtcattcatttataATGGAGAGTAGTTCGGGTTccaatcatctccgtatgcggaaaaatCGGATCCGAATTGCGCTGCGCATCCgtttaaatatttgaactcctgcaactACACCGTATGTGACCGGCCGACCagatgatgtattccagtgttgtccaagcaggtccgtgcacGCGAAAAGAGAAATactagtttatttggttattttttgagtcagaaaaagtctatattaaaaaacaacaacatttgtttataaatgcaagttataaagtaataaaaatatatatttttgttgtctccacattccctccaatatttttagtggtctatgagtttctagtattcactcattcattcaaccatggtgaacgcaTAGAAAATAAAGTCTCTtccttttgcactcctttatttcggacactgccaGAACAGCTTCTCTACCATGGTGCAAGTCAGAACGGAAAATtatgtgcgactgccacaagggggcgaattccgacagtcgtgtccaaatgtcgtgtgccgtggaaaggcggctttagcaTTGCTAATGTATGTGtaagattaattatttttttttactttttttttgttttgtttttttaagacaacaatttctccagcagaaaatatctctaatgatgctgttttaaattgtaaacaaatgtgtgtttttgtgtgtttttgaaactaggAAAAACAGCAGAAGCATTTTGAATTCTTTAGCCTGACatgctccaaaatactttaaatgtttctcaaaataaaatagtttgtgttcaaaggggataAAAGTTTgcgttttttacccagacaattaaaaagaatatattttaaaacagtaatcataatactgtgaaaccatgatgtttttatccaaggttatcataccattagaatcttacaccagcccatgcctagttgaAAGTGCATGTATGTGTAATGCTCTTAAGTGTCCATAAAAATgtgcaaaactaaaataaatcaccATCATCTTACCTTTGCGTCAAATGAGTTGTCTTTGAGACGGGGGTCCACCTCAACGTCCTCCTCTCTTATTCTACGGAAAGGAGCATTGCTGTCCTTTACAAGCCACACAACAGAGAAACAAACAGAACGTGCGTTTGAGTGCATAAGCAAACAGTGCGGGTGGTGTTGATGTGCTTCCCGCCAAGCCATTTGCTGTTTAATAGACATTTAATATGTCTAGCATTGATGTCTctgctaaatttgggctgtcagtgaaaatatatgtctaagAATAACCCAAAATTAGACTGATCACCAACTAGACCGTTTAAACAGACTTCACGTGAAGTTATTTgatcctgtgtatttgatgactagtgtaTTTTTGGCCTATTCTTATACATCTATTAGATATTCACAGACTGCCCAAATTTAATGAAGACGTCTTTATTTAGACATCTGTCAGACATCTGTCAGACATCTGTCAGACATCAATCAGACATCTCTCAGACATCTTTCAGACATCTCTCAGACATCTATGAAGACATCTTtcagacatctatcagacatctatcagacatctatcagacatctgTCAGACATTTATCAGACATCTGTCAGACATCTATCAGACTTCTATCAAGACATCTTTCAGACATCTATCAAGACATCTTtcagacatctatcagacatctatCAAGACATCTTtcagacatctatcagacatctatcaagacatctatcagacatctatcagacatctatCAAGACATCTATCAAGACATCTATCAAGACATCTATcaagacatctatcagacatctatcagacatcttTCAAACATCTTTTAGACATCTTtcagacatctatcagacatttttTAGACATCtttgatgtctaatagacatctattagacatctttaaactaaaaatgcttgctgggttgtGTTGAGTTTCCAATTGCCAAAAATATGTGAAATGATGATACACTTTAGCCTTACATGTACATAAATTTGTCATTGATTTAATTTCAATCTAATTTCagcatcatttatatttattagatttatcaatttgattttcaatgaaaaaaaaaaaaagttctccaacTTCATTGTAAATCtcttcatttgtatttaaaaaaaaaaatatccaaaatgaTTATGCTTTTGGTTAAACTAAACTATTAACCTTAATTTTTAAAAGGTGGCAAAGCAGtttttctcaactggtgggtagCAAATCAAAAGTGGGTTGCATGAGTGTTTTGAGTGGGTTTTTGTGCAGAAGCTGTCAGATGCAATTCAAAACGCATCCTCTTTAAGGCTGTTTCAGTAGGAATGTGGAAAGTTGCAAGGGCCTAGTTCATTTTCAATGGGAGAAATGCAGAAATcgataaaatgtgtgtgaatattaGATCCTGTGGCCAAAGTAGTTGGGAACCACACCTATAACTTGCGTTATTTTAAAACAAGACATACCAGATCAACAAATGCTTGATTTTGAGTGGTCTGAGTGATATTTATGTGGCATATTGTTTGTCATGTGAATCCACCACCTCCAGACTTCACATCTGAGCCTCGGGTGTGTTTGAATATGCACTGTAGAATCAGAAAGCACTGCTTACCTTCTGTTTAGTTCTGGGAAATGTCTGAGGTGTGGATGTGGCGATCTTTTTGTTTTTGGGGGTCGCTTTTTTTGCGCTCTGTGTACCTGCAATAACAGAagagaacaaaaagaaaaacatgagTGCTTTGAAATGGCCTTTAAGTCTAAAGAATTGATAGAAATATCAGAAATACAAGTGTCAGAATTGTGTAGTTAAACTGTGATGGTTTCACCTGCTCGAGTTAGTACTAATATTAAATCGTCCTCAGTCTTGCTGTTCTTTCTTTAGTTTTACAGCATCtagtaaacaaaattaatttataaccATATGACTACAtatgggctgcacggtggcgcagttcacctcccagcaagaaggtcgctggtttgactcttggctgggccagttggcgtttctgtgtggagtttgcaagttctccctttgttcgcgtgggtttcctccgggtgctccggtttcccccgcaagtccaaagacatgtgctataggtgaataggaTAGGCTAAATTctcaatagtgtatgtgtgtgaatgagtgtggaagagcatccgctgcgtaaacatatgctggataagttggcggttcaagtTGGGGGGGCATGTGTCCTAAAAGTTTGAACACACCTGGACTAATGTAGTGTAGCGTAACAGACTATATTGTAGTGTAGCATAATGTAGCTATGCTAATACCATTTGTGGCGGCCGGTGTTTCCTCTTCCTCAGATGATTCCTCAGAAGAGCTGCTCTCTGCTTTAGCCTCGGCAGCTTGTTTTTTAGTAGCGGGTGGTGTTTTCGTAGCGGGTGGTGTTTTCGTGGCGGGTGGCGTTTTCGTGGCAGGTGGTGTTTTCGTAGCAGGTGTTTTAGACGGCTCCTCTTCATCAGAACTGCTGTCGCTCGAGGACGAAGACTCTGCTGTCTTTTTAGCCGGAGTCTTCGCTGCAGAAGTCGGGGTTTTTGTCACAGGCTTCCCATTGGCCACAACCGGCTTGGCGGGAGTCTTCTTAGCTTCAGTCTCAGAGTCTGAGCTGTCAGATGATTCTGAACTACTGCTCTCCGCTTTCTTTGCGTTGACTGGAGTCACGGCTGGCTTAGGCGCAGCTTTGGGTGTCACTGTAGTCTTTGCTTGCTTTTCGTCTTCACTGGAACCGTCCGAATCGCTGCTGCTGGACTCGGCTGCAGGCTTACTAGCTGAAACGGGTGGTTTGGAGGCAGCAGCAGGGCTCTTAGTAGCAGTAGCGGCTGCAGGTTTAGCGGTTTTAGCAGCTGGAGTCTCGTCCTCAGAGTCTGAGCTGTCAGAACTGCTCTCTGCTGCTTTAGCTGCAGGTTTAGCAGGCGTAGCAGGTTTGGATGGGACCGGTGTGGTGGTGGTCTTCTTCTGTGCTTCCTCATCTGATGAGCTGTCTGAATCAGAGCTACTCTCCGCTGGTTTAGCTGCAGGGGTGGTTTTGGCCGAGGTAGCCACAGGTTTAGATGCCGGTGTAGTGGCGGCTTTCTTTTGAGGTTCATCTTCTTCATCTGAAGAGCTGTCCGAGCTGCTTTCAGCTTGTTTGTTTGTCGTTTTGACTGTGGGTGTAGGTTTGGCTGGGGTGGGTTTAGATACTGGTGTGGTGGCAGGTTTCTTTTTCGGTTCCTCATCTGAGGAGCTGTctgagctggagctgctgctttccGCTGGTTTGTTGGTGGTTTTTGCTGCAGGAGGTTTGGCCGGGGCAGGTTTAGATACCGGTGTGGTGACGGGTTTCTTTTGAGGTCCCTCATCTTCATCTGAGGAGCTGTCCGAGGCTGAGCTAGACTCGGCAGGCTTGGTTCCTGGTTTAGGAGTACTCACTGGTTTGGACGTGGCTGCTGGTTTAGCTGGTGCCTCGTCTTCAGAGCTTTCTGAGTCTGTAGGAGATACAACATTGGTGAGATTCTACAATTTTCCTTCAACAGCACTTTATTAAACATCTATCATCTCACTTTTACATCAAATCAAACCTGTATAACAGACTTTGGCATACAAAAAAACAATAGTTGAAAGGATGTTCATGTCAATCTTTCCCCCAAGTAATGTGTTAACATGTTTGCTATTTCTGCCAAAGAGTTTTAAcgcagctttttttttaattaaccaaaaataaaaacactgtagTGATCAACTCCGACTTGTCATTGCACTTAATGTTGGTCTTTTGTTAGCATTAACAATGAAGTTAAATGATGAATGTAATGTCATTGGTAAAAAGTTTAAACATGAAGacttggggtgctttcacacctgtagatcgattgttttgttcagaaacagggattcaaattgttataatgttaaataatagttaaatagttatttaaaatagttaaataatgTTCGAgttaactctcctcacattggccAGGTTTATTTTTCAGATTCCCACAGGTTTCACTCTGCTGTCATACgtcgttattttaatttatattgatgatgAGAAATGAGACATAGGTGCACTTtaactttgatttatttttaatgtcgTCTGTGGGTGTCAGAgtggtcagactttctcatagagagcctcatttcagttgtcaagcTTTGAAAAAGTCCATCTattgaatcaatcaatctattaaaaaaaaacgttggctagaatcctgcattataggcttaaaaaAACTGAACTATGACGATTTATGGCTGCTTTGACAcactctacattgtaaaagcgctatacaaataaagctgaattgaattaaattatagagagaaataacagatgaagcgagactgcagtcagatcatgaagcagatcaaagTTGATCTTTCTGTCAAGGtatcagtgcagaaatgaacgaAACAATATGCCTAATACAAAAGATTATAAGATTGATACATGAAAAATGATCAGATAGTATTTTCTGTCAGTTTTCCTAGCGAATAAACGGCACTCgacaatatttcagcatgctttcactgtCGTATtcgacatgaaacgcacatttaccaGTAGGAATGACATCTTGCCCTACTCAtagttctctcttcatatagccatatctattgctattacatatccataatacactgtgatatagtctGGTTAGTTCGTTGaatcgttttgctttctcactacgaTCCATCTTTTTTGCCCAGAGTTAGagtcgagaccacctcattcaggcgatctcaaaCCAATTGATTTAGTGCGGATCTGAGCGTGATTGCGGGATTCACAtaagccaaacaaaaaaaaaaaaaaaaaacactaaatgggCAAATGAGACAGATTCCCAAACAAACGTCTAGCTGTGAAAGCACATGAAAGAAGTCATGTGACAAGACATTGCTAGTAATTAGAGATGCACCAATTGCAATTTTCTTGGATGATTCTGATTTCAGAAATTTTGGTGTGACCTGAAAATGCCCATATTTGCTGATAATTAATCtaagaaatataaaaatttcataaaaaaaacagaacattttacatttaatccaaataaagtaaaaaaaaaaaaaaaaaaacatttttcaaaaactgCAACAACATTACCAAATTTTCACTGTTTGTAACTAACGTTTTCTATATTTTCTCATttctcaagtccaaagacagtaAGCTTACGAAATGTTTTGATTCACATCTGTATGCATTGTTTTGCACCTTTTTTCAATCTTGTCATAAGCAGTTTGGTTATCCCCGCCCACCGACATTGATTGACAGGCGCTCATTATCATGCCACAGTATTAACATATGATCAGATGTACAAAAGACAGGATTtacaaagaaactgggattaaattaGCAAACTGATCAGTGCATATCTACCAGTATTAACCTCAGTCCTCTAATGTGCCAGATAAAAGGCATATGAATACCTCACAAGTCAAAACAGAAGTTACAAGGACGTTTTCAATTAAATGGACAGGAGCATAGTGAACTTTCAACACATCCCCTTTCATGTCCCATAGATTATTAGCCAATTATACAGGCAAACCACAACATTAAGCTGACAAAATGACAATTACAATACAAACAATTCATGGATATAATGATGACAACCGACCTGAACTTGAGGAATCATCTTTCTTAGCAGGAGCAGCTTTAGCAGGGGTGGCTTTAGCTGGGGTAGCTTTAGCAGGAGCAGCCTTAGCAGGAGTGGCCTTAGCCGGGGTGGGGGGCTCGTCTTCCTCAGAATCTGAGCTTGACGGTGAAGACTCTTTTGCAGCCGGCGTGACTTTAGCTGGCGTTTTCTTAGCTGGTGCACGTTTAGCTGCAGCTTTAACCGGGGCGACTTTAGCTGCAGGTTTCTTGGGCTCTTCCTCAGATTCTTCAGAGCTAGAAGATGAAGATTCCTCCGCCGCTGGAGTGACTTTAGCCGGCGCAGCTTTAGCCTGAGCGACTTTCGCGGGTGTAGATTTAGCAGACGCAGCTTTTGCTGGTGTGACTTTGACAGCTGGCTTCGCCGCTTCATCCTCTGAGCTTGAAGAATCGGAGCTCGAGGAGTCTTTTTTCTGAGCCGGAGCAACTTTTGTGGGTGCCTTCTTAGCTGGGGCTGCTTTAGCCGGTGCAGCTTTGACCGCTGGCTTCTTTGCTTCATCTTCTGAGCTTGAATCTGAGGAAAAAGAAAGCAGCTcatcaacacacactcaaaaTGCTTTGTGATGATAATGGTAGTAATCTGCAAATTAGGCAGTACCAGAACTGTCAGAACTGGATGAGTCCTTCTTAGCAGCCGCTTTGGGAGTCACAGTCTTAACTGAAGCTGCTGAAAGAGAAAGTAGGAATCAAGCATAACACATTACATTTTCtagaggacagacagacagacaagcagatggatggatggatgagaagATTAGAAGAGACTCTAAAACCTGAAATGAAAGGGTCAGAAAAGGGAGACaaccaaaatatgtactgttgggtGTGCCTCCAGAAACAGGAGGCACACCAagagtacatattttggatgtcttccttatctgacccattaaaaTCAAGCTTTTTGTACTTCCCCATGCAAATAATGGGtacttaaagggatcgttcacacaCCAAAAATTAAACTAGCATTTATTCCTTCACTTTTCTCAAACCTGTTTGGAGTTTCTCATTCTCACTTATCACACAATATAAATTATGCAAACCAGAAGACattaattgtataattatggATGCCAATGGCTGCTGGTTTTTAATGTTTCTTGAAATAtcttgtgtttaacaaaaataattcattgtTGATTCAAGAGTGCACAATAGCTGAACTCTATAGCTGTGTGTGTCATGCTGCTGCTCATCATATGTAGATGCATTATACAAGACCCTGACAACTCTTACCAGGGGTTTTGACTGGAGCTTGAGCCGTCAGTGTTCCAGGAGGAGGAACGGCGCTGAATTGCCCTGTAAACAGAGATTATCGGTTTAATTTCATGTTTCTGTTTCAGAATTTCACTTCTAACTCTCATAAGGTGCAtccaaatgttatttttaatatgaatttttaaTTCTGCTTGCTCAGAAATACTTATGATTTATTGTCATATCAGCAGTATTGGCTATATtcaataagggtgtcacgatcctccaaatcctcgattcgattacattttcgattctaaagtcacgattcggttcgattttcgattatgaataattaattaataacaaattaattatttgtagcctaccgtttaaactacctgacctgcatggtctttgttttacccataaacaaatcatgcagtaaatgaataaaggtaagttacacacataattaccacctgtcaatcactttttctgtgggactcgtgaatagcagttttttttgtcgacaacacgaacgctgtcaacataactaactggaaatGCAAAATGCTTCCATactggcgacttcattgaaagaggagagggtttaagctctgtcgacgggtctcctgcgtctgcacttcaacaagcctgtttttttcccgcttggcaagccaagctaaagTGACATGGGAACGTGGCAGTATCGACGAttgtattttttgattcgataatcgaagtgtagcataaatttcgatcgatttcgattaaaaatcgaagtcgtgacacccttaatattcaagtgtatttgtatagcTCAGTAACTTGTTTCTCCAGGAGAAATTAAGCCCTGGTTATGTGTCCATTAAGTTTGATTCTGCCTATCCCAGCTTCTGTTACTACATGTGCAAGTGTTTCAATGATGAAGACTGtttgaatttagttttttgttctACGACGCTTCGTTAGCCTTCCTTTGGACGGTTCTCGCAGTAGTTTGACTGTCTTGGGAAAATTGGGACATCTCATCATCCTTATGGCTGACtaaaacagggctattcaataTTCTGATTGGGCTACAGCCACTCTGAGCCCCAGTTTAGCCTCAGcgtcactgtttttgaacagcagaGAACCGAAAAAAAACACTTCACAATGAGGAGAGGTGTTTTCCACTAATTAATTCTTCAGCCAATCGAGGGCCCCCCTTCTTCTAGCCCCACCTAGCTCTTATGTTAATCCGGCCCACCCTCTACAGTACAGCAGTTAGTGAAATGAGAAAGTAAGGCAATACCAGTCTTGGGTTTCTTAGGAGGAGGAGCATCTTCCTCATCTGAGGATGAATCATCACTACTGGACTCTGCAGGGGCCGCAGGTTTGGCTGGTGGAGGAGTCTTTACTGGGACCGCTGCTTTCACTGCGCTCTGTGAGAAGAGTACGAATATCAAACACTCAATtgcatcctattttaacatcaggtaaTTTTAAAAGAGAGACCAGGCATGCGATCAGCGAGGACAAAAATGAAGGAACAATGCCTTTTCCTTTGGCATAgtccctgtttttttttaagctttaattaattataaaatatattttttatacatttgtaatATCATCTAACCCCATGACACTTTCAGGTATTAAATCTAAGGTGCTAGGCTGTAGCACTGAATGAAGATATAAGGACAGGTGACTTGcagataataataacaaatgtgcgTCCTGCAGATGTATGTAGAATGTACAGAGCGCATGTGATCGTGACATGCAAATGTGAGCATGGAAAAAGTGTGCACAGCCGCACGCATTTAAAGTGATTTCAGAATCTTGCATATTGTCAGCGGCTAGAGAGAATTGTTGTGTTTCGGTCTCTCTAGTAAAGCCTGatatatacttctgcgtcaagcgaccggcgtaacccacggcgcatgcaacgcgcgtgtttgtgcatttatacttctgcgcgctgtctctgtcggtctgcattaacacttacaaaacgctagttggcagtgaggtataaatgttcctctgtcgagtttcttctctgcttttttgcttttcctgaacacttccgggatgtacaagtggctcaaactcgctcattttgaggcagcaaccggcggacgtgcaacaactttaactgaggtaaacacagaacaaaactttccatccagagctccttcacgggactccacacttgtaaacaatcgctccatcaggctcgcaccattcacacggctctcggtcctggccagactcgtcagcgctaccaagccgaccaatcacagagcttgcgctaagcgtcgctgcgacgtgtagttacattttttgagaggtgcacgtcagcgatgccgacggccacgacaaagggctatgcgtcagcaccgtagcatacgccggcgtttgacgcagaagtataaatcagacttaagacagtggacacactaaacctacacacagttctgtccaaacagcttctagAAGTTGATTTGGCATTACAGGTGTAGTTTGTGTTTTAAAGTCTAAACTTGTTTTTCTTTAGCTTCAATTAGCTCAGAAAAATATgtattacctgtttattttagtatgatcattacataaatttttttttgataatgaaACTTCATTATTTAAAGTTAGTTATATCGCAAGAAACAGCTAATCACAACACTCAACAACAACATTGCATATTACTTAATTTCCCAACACCATGCAGCCCTAATTCAGATACGCGATTACGCTGGAGCCGTATATTCAAAGTACCTTCGCTGGAGGCTCATCCTCAGAATCACTGGAGCTGTCCTCACTGCTGCTGTCCTGCTTCTTCTGAGCTGCAGACACCGGAGTGGACACTGTTTTAGGCGTTCCTGTCACAGGCTTAACCACTGAGAAACACAGATCAACATGTAACTGAATTAAAAATGACACCTGAAGTAATAAACAGGCACTGTGATTGAGAACACAGCCATCAGCTCACCTTTTGCTGGAGTTTTGCTGGGCTCCTCTTCAGAGTCGGACTCCTCACTGCTGGAGCTGGTGTCCTTCTTCCTGGCTGCCGCTGTAGGCTGAACAGCAGCTTTCACAGCAGCAGGCTTCTGCACAACAATGTAAGATTAACAAACCAAAATTCAGGAATAGACGTTCATGCAGAGAATTACAAAACatgctagggctgcacgatattaacATGACATATGACAttccaatgttttgtttttctgcgctATGCATGAATTTAATGTCACCAGATGCTTTGACTAGCTCTATctggaaatatttaataattgtagATTATAAAAGCATAAAGTATTACCTCCAACGGCTTATtta from Danio rerio strain Tuebingen ecotype United States chromosome 13, GRCz12tu, whole genome shotgun sequence includes these protein-coding regions:
- the nolc1 gene encoding nucleolar and coiled-body phosphoprotein 1 isoform X4, which encodes MAEDSTVPSDLYQHVYSFLVENKFAKAAKEFLRQAKVKPQDQNEDSLMDIFNFWVKSPETKKRKAVTSGPAAVNGPSAKKAKKDADSSSSEDSSSEEEQAAPAKKAVQVKAPPPKKPAAVAAKESSSEDSSDSEDEAPAKTTAKKPAAVKAAVQPTAAARKKDTSSSSEESDSEEEPSKTPAKVVKPVTGTPKTVSTPVSAAQKKQDSSSEDSSSDSEDEPPAKSAVKAAVPVKTPPPAKPAAPAESSSDDSSSDEEDAPPPKKPKTGQFSAVPPPGTLTAQAPVKTPAASVKTVTPKAAAKKDSSSSDSSDSSSEDEAKKPAVKAAPAKAAPAKKAPTKVAPAQKKDSSSSDSSSSEDEAAKPAVKVTPAKAASAKSTPAKVAQAKAAPAKVTPAAEESSSSSSEESEEEPKKPAAKVAPVKAAAKRAPAKKTPAKVTPAAKESSPSSSDSEEDEPPTPAKATPAKAAPAKATPAKATPAKAAPAKKDDSSSSDSESSEDEAPAKPAATSKPVSTPKPGTKPAESSSASDSSSDEDEGPQKKPVTTPVSKPAPAKPPAAKTTNKPAESSSSSSDSSSDEEPKKKPATTPVSKPTPAKPTPTVKTTNKQAESSSDSSSDEEDEPQKKAATTPASKPVATSAKTTPAAKPAESSSDSDSSSDEEAQKKTTTTPVPSKPATPAKPAAKAAESSSDSSDSEDETPAAKTAKPAAATATKSPAAASKPPVSASKPAAESSSSDSDGSSEDEKQAKTTVTPKAAPKPAVTPVNAKKAESSSSESSDSSDSETEAKKTPAKPVVANGKPVTKTPTSAAKTPAKKTAESSSSSDSSSDEEEPSKTPATKTPPATKTPPATKKQAAEAKAESSSSEESSEEEETPAATNGTQSAKKATPKNKKIATSTPQTFPRTKQKDSNAPFRRIREEDVEVDPRLKDNSFDAKMGANGDWGQKANNVLKFTKGKSFRHEKTKKKRGSYRGGAISTTVNSIKFDSD
- the nolc1 gene encoding nucleolar and coiled-body phosphoprotein 1 isoform X1, producing the protein MAEDSTVPSDLYQHVYSFLVENKFAKAAKEFLRQAKVKPQDQNEDSLMDIFNFWVKSPETKKRKAVTSGPAAVNGPSAKKAKKDADSSSSEDSSSEEEQAAPAKKAVQVKAPPPKKPAAVAAKESSSEDSSDSEDEAPAKTTAKKPAAVKAAVQPTAAARKKDTSSSSEESDSEEEPSKTPAKVVKPVTGTPKTVSTPVSAAQKKQDSSSEDSSSDSEDEPPAKSAVKAAVPVKTPPPAKPAAPAESSSDDSSSDEEDAPPPKKPKTGQFSAVPPPGTLTAQAPVKTPASVKTVTPKAAAKKDSSSSDSSDSSSEDEAKKPAVKAAPAKAAPAKKAPTKVAPAQKKDSSSSDSSSSEDEAAKPAVKVTPAKAASAKSTPAKVAQAKAAPAKVTPAAEESSSSSSEESEEEPKKPAAKVAPVKAAAKRAPAKKTPAKVTPAAKESSPSSSDSEEDEPPTPAKATPAKAAPAKATPAKATPAKAAPAKKDDSSSSDSESSEDEAPAKPAATSKPVSTPKPGTKPAESSSASDSSSDEDEGPQKKPVTTPVSKPAPAKPPAAKTTNKPAESSSSSSDSSSDEEPKKKPATTPVSKPTPAKPTPTVKTTNKQAESSSDSSSDEEDEPQKKAATTPASKPVATSAKTTPAAKPAESSSDSDSSSDEEAQKKTTTTPVPSKPATPAKPAAKAAESSSDSSDSEDETPAAKTAKPAAATATKSPAAASKPPVSASKPAAESSSSDSDGSSEDEKQAKTTVTPKAAPKPAVTPVNAKKAESSSSESSDSSDSETEAKKTPAKPVVANGKPVTKTPTSAAKTPAKKTAESSSSSDSSSDEEEPSKTPATKTPPATKTPPATKTPPATKTPPATKKQAAEAKAESSSSEESSEEEETPAATNGTQSAKKATPKNKKIATSTPQTFPRTKQKDSNAPFRRIREEDVEVDPRLKDNSFDAKMGANGDWGQKANNVLKFTKGKSFRHEKTKKKRGSYRGGAISTTVNSIKFDSD